Proteins encoded in a region of the Corallococcus caeni genome:
- a CDS encoding TolC family protein: protein MRRFLPALVALGTLLGLTAGAEQHPTSSATLLLSTLPDEDGLAELLWERSADFADDRARLAASRADHQRTHLLPNPELDVSMNTIPIGATNPPGLRRLDDVPNYVVGLSELVELGKRGPRQDAARAALSATTLDVHAALRARTYDVLERAADVATTEVRIAELTKLTEDALKLTDLQRARQQHGDAAGLDVDRSTLEAQSLETALGEERAKLADALLACAQLAGLPCEPFGSHERAMSFLESRLDRVPGPGAIDARPDLKALSAREDAARSSLTLARRRWIPDPTVRAGYTRDQFVIAGNQKNSLFVGLSVPLPLFDHGQADAHAASASAESARVARELLTAQASRETEVLNQQLRAVQERRQKLHTRTLPLAEGVVQRLDAAVKAGGAALQDLLLARRTYGELVLHAADLDQTAYHLTIAIARASAAGPRAPDTLINPRS, encoded by the coding sequence TTGCGCCGTTTCCTCCCCGCTCTCGTCGCCCTGGGCACCCTGCTCGGCCTCACCGCCGGTGCCGAGCAGCACCCCACCTCCTCCGCCACGCTGCTGCTCTCCACCCTCCCGGACGAGGACGGGCTGGCGGAGCTCCTCTGGGAGCGCTCCGCGGACTTCGCGGACGACCGCGCCCGCCTCGCCGCCTCGCGAGCGGATCACCAGCGCACGCACCTGCTGCCCAACCCGGAGCTGGACGTGTCGATGAACACCATCCCCATCGGGGCCACGAACCCACCGGGCCTGCGCCGCCTGGACGACGTGCCCAACTACGTCGTGGGCCTGTCGGAGCTGGTGGAGCTGGGCAAGCGGGGCCCGCGTCAGGACGCGGCCAGGGCGGCGCTGTCCGCCACCACGCTGGACGTGCACGCGGCGCTGCGAGCCCGCACCTACGACGTGCTGGAGCGGGCAGCGGACGTGGCCACCACGGAGGTGCGCATCGCGGAGCTGACGAAGCTCACCGAGGACGCGCTGAAGCTCACGGACCTGCAACGCGCCAGGCAGCAGCACGGCGACGCGGCGGGGCTGGACGTGGACCGCTCCACGCTGGAGGCGCAGTCGCTGGAGACGGCGCTGGGCGAGGAGCGCGCGAAGCTGGCGGATGCGCTGCTCGCGTGCGCGCAGCTCGCGGGCCTGCCGTGTGAGCCCTTCGGAAGCCACGAGCGGGCGATGTCCTTCCTCGAGTCCCGGCTCGACCGGGTGCCCGGGCCCGGCGCCATCGACGCCAGACCGGACCTGAAGGCCCTGAGCGCGCGGGAGGACGCGGCCCGGTCCTCGCTGACGCTGGCGCGGCGCCGGTGGATCCCGGATCCAACGGTGCGAGCCGGCTACACGCGGGACCAGTTCGTCATCGCCGGCAACCAGAAGAACAGCCTCTTCGTGGGCCTGTCGGTTCCGCTCCCTCTCTTCGACCACGGACAGGCGGACGCGCACGCAGCCAGCGCGAGCGCCGAGTCCGCGAGGGTCGCGCGGGAGCTGCTCACGGCCCAGGCCTCGCGGGAGACGGAGGTCCTGAACCAGCAACTGCGGGCCGTGCAGGAGCGCAGGCAGAAGCTCCACACGCGGACGCTGCCGCTGGCCGAAGGCGTGGTGCAGCGCCTGGACGCGGCTGTGAAGGCCGGAGGCGCGGCGCTGCAGGACCTGCTCCTCGCGCGCCGCACCTACGGAGAGCTGGTGCTGCACGCGGCCGACCTGGACCAGACCGCCTACCACCTCACCATCGCCATCGCCCGGGCCAGCGCCGCCGGTCCCCGCGCCCCGGACACGCTGATCAATCCCCGCTCCTGA
- a CDS encoding alpha/beta fold hydrolase, with protein MPTWTSGVCETNGIRLHYLRTGGARPPVVLLHGLMGSGACWTPVARVLEGEFDVVMPDARGHGGSSTPHHGYRYDEHANDVEGLIRGLELSRPVLLGHSMGGMTAAVVASQGAANLRGLILVDPTFLSPERQREVHASDVAEQHRRALGLQKSDLVAQARARQPHRSPELIEHLAEARLKTRMEALDVLTPPNPGYREVVSAIEVPTLLVIGDSSPVVTFELATELRGLNPRVRIEEVQDAGHGLPYDQPERLAEGVASFLRELA; from the coding sequence ATGCCGACCTGGACGAGTGGAGTCTGTGAAACGAACGGCATCCGCCTCCACTACCTCCGGACGGGAGGCGCCAGACCTCCCGTCGTGCTGCTCCATGGATTGATGGGGAGCGGCGCCTGCTGGACTCCCGTCGCGCGCGTGCTCGAAGGTGAATTCGACGTCGTCATGCCCGACGCAAGAGGGCATGGCGGTTCGAGCACGCCGCACCACGGCTACCGGTACGACGAACACGCGAACGACGTAGAGGGACTCATCCGAGGCCTGGAACTCTCCCGTCCGGTGCTGCTGGGCCACTCGATGGGCGGCATGACCGCCGCGGTGGTGGCGAGCCAAGGGGCAGCAAACCTCCGAGGCCTCATCCTCGTCGACCCGACGTTCCTGAGCCCCGAGCGCCAGCGCGAGGTGCACGCCAGCGACGTCGCCGAACAACACCGCCGGGCCCTCGGCCTCCAGAAGTCCGACCTCGTGGCCCAGGCCCGAGCCCGGCAGCCGCATCGCTCGCCCGAGCTCATCGAGCATCTCGCCGAGGCGAGGCTGAAGACCCGCATGGAGGCCCTCGACGTCCTCACGCCGCCCAACCCCGGGTATCGCGAGGTGGTGAGCGCGATCGAGGTCCCGACCCTCCTCGTCATTGGAGACAGCAGCCCTGTCGTCACATTCGAGCTGGCGACGGAGCTGCGGGGCCTCAACCCGCGCGTGCGAATCGAAGAGGTCCAGGACGCTGGCCACGGCCTCCCGTATGACCAACCCGAGCGCCTGGCGGAGGGGGTCGCGTCGTTCTTGCGTGAGCTGGCTTAG
- the wecB gene encoding non-hydrolyzing UDP-N-acetylglucosamine 2-epimerase, whose product MKKVIHIVGARPNFMKVAPIHRAISARTSLQQLVIHTGQHYDAKMSDVFFADLGLPPPEIHLGIGSGSHAEQTAKMMVEMEKVFLKEKPDLVSVVGDVNSTIAAALVTSKLAIPLSHVEAGLRSFERHQPEEINRVVTDRLSDLLLTPSRDADANLLKEGIDPKYIHLVGNVMIDSLLSSKEKADQLPTLKTLGLEPKGYVVATLHRPSNVDNPKLLAGLLGVLMDVAKELPVVFPVHPRTRKMISEQGLGPKLEQTPGLKLVDPMGYLEFLSVTSQAKLVMTDSGGLQEETTALNVPCLTMREQTERPITVEVGSNEVVGTDPARIREAANRVLAGDFKKGRVPELWDGRTGERIADLYARFLGVAETKRAFG is encoded by the coding sequence ATGAAGAAGGTCATCCACATCGTTGGCGCGCGTCCGAATTTCATGAAGGTGGCACCCATTCACCGGGCCATCTCCGCGCGTACTTCCCTGCAGCAGCTCGTCATCCACACCGGCCAGCACTACGACGCGAAGATGAGCGACGTCTTCTTCGCGGACCTGGGGCTGCCTCCGCCCGAAATCCACCTGGGCATCGGCTCCGGGAGCCATGCCGAGCAGACGGCGAAGATGATGGTGGAGATGGAGAAGGTCTTCCTCAAGGAGAAGCCGGACCTGGTCTCCGTGGTGGGCGACGTGAACAGCACCATCGCCGCGGCGCTGGTCACGTCCAAGCTGGCCATCCCGCTGTCCCACGTGGAAGCGGGCCTGCGCAGCTTCGAGCGGCACCAGCCGGAGGAGATCAACCGCGTCGTCACCGACCGGCTCTCCGACCTGCTGCTCACGCCGTCGCGCGACGCGGACGCGAACCTCCTGAAGGAGGGCATCGACCCGAAGTACATCCACCTGGTGGGCAACGTGATGATCGACTCGCTCCTGTCGTCCAAGGAGAAGGCCGACCAGCTGCCCACGCTGAAGACCCTGGGCCTGGAGCCCAAGGGCTACGTGGTGGCGACGCTGCACCGGCCGTCCAACGTGGACAACCCGAAGCTGCTGGCGGGCCTGCTGGGCGTGCTGATGGACGTGGCGAAGGAGCTGCCCGTCGTGTTCCCGGTGCACCCGCGCACGCGCAAGATGATTTCCGAGCAGGGCCTGGGCCCGAAGCTGGAGCAGACGCCGGGGCTCAAGCTGGTGGACCCCATGGGCTACCTGGAGTTCCTGTCCGTCACGTCGCAGGCGAAGCTGGTGATGACGGACTCGGGCGGCCTGCAGGAGGAGACCACGGCGCTGAACGTGCCGTGCCTCACCATGCGCGAGCAGACCGAGCGCCCCATCACCGTGGAGGTCGGCTCCAACGAGGTGGTGGGCACCGACCCCGCGCGCATCCGCGAGGCCGCGAACCGCGTGCTGGCCGGCGACTTCAAGAAGGGCCGCGTGCCGGAGCTGTGGGACGGCCGCACGGGCGAGCGCATCGCGGACCTGTACGCGCGCTTCCTGGGCGTGGCGGAGACGAAGCGCGCCTTCGGGTGA
- the kdsB gene encoding 3-deoxy-manno-octulosonate cytidylyltransferase, with amino-acid sequence MPASRTVAVIPARHASTRFPGKPLALIAGTPMVEHVWRRCQEASAFDEVWVATDDARIRDVVEGFGGRAVMTSPTCPTGTDRIAEVARARPDVDVWVNVQGDEPLVDPAALQVLAGLFQDPAVHMGTLVRPLEAAEVDNPNVVKAVLALNGDALYFSRAAVPHAREPGTPVNRWAHLGLYGYRRDTLLQLATLEPTPLEEAEKLEQLRALEHGLRIRCARVSWRTVAVDVPEDVARVEAVMRERAVVR; translated from the coding sequence ATGCCCGCCTCCCGCACCGTGGCCGTCATCCCCGCCCGCCATGCCAGCACCCGCTTCCCTGGCAAGCCGCTCGCCCTCATCGCCGGCACTCCCATGGTCGAACACGTCTGGCGCCGCTGTCAGGAAGCCAGCGCCTTCGACGAGGTGTGGGTGGCCACCGACGACGCGCGGATCCGCGACGTCGTGGAGGGCTTCGGCGGCCGCGCGGTGATGACCAGCCCCACCTGCCCCACCGGCACGGACCGCATCGCGGAGGTGGCCCGCGCCCGCCCGGACGTGGACGTGTGGGTGAACGTACAGGGGGATGAACCGCTCGTCGACCCCGCCGCACTCCAGGTGCTGGCGGGCCTCTTCCAGGACCCCGCCGTGCACATGGGCACCCTGGTGCGCCCCCTGGAAGCGGCGGAGGTGGACAACCCCAACGTGGTGAAGGCCGTGCTCGCCCTCAACGGCGACGCGCTCTACTTCAGCCGCGCCGCGGTGCCCCACGCCCGCGAGCCCGGCACGCCCGTCAACCGCTGGGCCCACCTGGGCCTCTACGGCTACCGGCGGGACACGCTGCTCCAGTTGGCCACGCTGGAGCCCACCCCGCTGGAGGAGGCGGAGAAGCTGGAGCAGCTGCGCGCCCTGGAGCACGGCCTGCGCATCCGCTGCGCCCGGGTGTCCTGGCGCACGGTGGCGGTGGACGTGCCGGAGGACGTGGCCCGCGTGGAGGCCGTGATGCGCGAGCGCGCCGTCGTCAGATGA
- a CDS encoding efflux RND transporter permease subunit yields MFEKLVDFSLKNRAAVVFLTLLTAIWGWFCFSDLTVEAFPDPTDTQVNVITLYPGQPSEEVERQIGLPLERALNGMPGLTRLRNLSMFGLSFVTLSFNDNTDVLFARAQVLERLRDAELPEGLTPSLGPLATPIGEIYRYTLKGAKGDPMKLRTLQDWVVRPGLLRVDGVADVVSYGGLLKEIHIQPDPARLAAFGLTLDDVEDALKDGSENASGGVLERGSEQFVIRSEGLFRSLDDIRDVRVATHEGTPVFLKDVADVNEGWSPRQGVVSRDGDGDVVQGIVLMRRGENPSVVLSRVRDAVAAVNGHLQAEDARIDPFYDRTDLVNTTLRTVGHNLLEGALLVTLVLFIFLLDLRAAIVVGVLIPLSLLASFIYLKMRGMSANLLSMGAVDFGVIVDGGVVIIESILARMSGHQFEGETPLERIQRATKAVVRPTVFSLLIIIAAYLPIFMLQRVEGRIFAPMANTVVAALLGALVFSVTLIPVLASFVYRKPVKHKESPVLRAADKAYGPVLTWSLKHPGTVVALCTAGLLCAGALIPRMGSEFLPALNEGSLYLTFTMPSNISLSEGRKLVPRIEGLLRQAPQVDGVLSQLGRPEDGTDAKLTNNLEFFVKLKPPAEWPKSTPKLDDVLEVLQRSVSEVPGMEVSFSQPIGDNVNESISGQQGQLAVKLFGDDLQVLQEYSQKVKRTLSRVDGVADLGIVKSGEVPSIQVTPDRVALARHGMSLGDFQHVFQTAVGGRPLSEFWEGERRFDVVMRLPMSSRDDVEKISRLRVPVEGGVLVPLSELAKVKTGFGRASINRENGRRYIGVRMNVRGRDLGSFVKDAQALVEKEAPPPAGTSIEWGGEFESKERAMSRLLTVLPVALVLTLLLLFKAFNSFGRAVVTLLNVPFALMGGVFGLYWAGMPLSVAAAVGFIALIGQAALNGVLVMSAIAERREAGESLDDAILHGSRERLRPVLMTAALAALGLVPACLSNGIGSEMQKPLAIVIVSGTISACALTLVLLPVLFRIFARFTEQFVDRMPAQLLRVVPGAKNLRKAS; encoded by the coding sequence ATGTTCGAAAAGCTCGTCGACTTCAGCCTGAAGAACCGCGCGGCGGTGGTGTTCCTCACGCTGCTCACCGCCATCTGGGGCTGGTTCTGCTTCAGCGACCTCACCGTGGAGGCCTTCCCGGATCCCACCGACACGCAGGTCAACGTCATCACCCTCTACCCGGGCCAGCCATCCGAAGAAGTGGAGCGCCAGATTGGCCTGCCCCTGGAGCGGGCTCTCAACGGCATGCCGGGCCTGACGCGCCTGCGCAACCTCTCCATGTTCGGCCTGTCGTTCGTCACCCTGAGCTTCAACGACAACACCGACGTCCTCTTCGCCCGCGCCCAGGTCCTGGAGCGCCTGCGCGACGCGGAGCTGCCTGAGGGCCTCACGCCCTCCCTGGGCCCGCTGGCGACGCCCATCGGGGAGATCTACCGCTACACGCTCAAGGGCGCGAAGGGCGACCCCATGAAGCTGCGCACCCTCCAGGACTGGGTGGTGCGGCCGGGCCTCCTGCGAGTGGACGGCGTCGCGGACGTGGTCAGCTACGGCGGCCTGCTCAAGGAGATCCACATCCAGCCGGACCCTGCCCGGCTCGCCGCGTTCGGCCTCACGCTGGACGACGTGGAGGACGCGCTGAAGGACGGCTCGGAGAACGCGAGCGGCGGCGTGCTGGAGCGGGGCTCCGAGCAGTTCGTCATCCGCAGCGAGGGGCTCTTCCGCTCGTTGGATGACATCCGCGACGTGCGGGTGGCCACGCACGAGGGCACGCCCGTGTTCCTCAAGGACGTGGCGGACGTGAACGAAGGCTGGTCGCCCCGCCAGGGCGTGGTCAGCCGCGACGGGGACGGTGACGTGGTGCAGGGCATCGTGCTGATGCGCCGGGGAGAGAACCCCTCCGTGGTGCTCTCACGCGTGCGCGACGCGGTGGCCGCGGTGAACGGCCACCTCCAGGCGGAGGACGCGCGCATCGATCCGTTCTACGACCGCACGGACCTGGTGAACACGACGCTGCGCACGGTGGGCCACAACCTGCTGGAGGGCGCGCTGCTCGTCACGCTGGTCCTCTTCATCTTCCTGCTGGACCTGCGGGCCGCCATCGTCGTGGGCGTGCTGATTCCCCTCTCGCTGCTGGCCTCGTTCATCTACCTGAAGATGCGGGGCATGTCGGCGAACCTGCTGTCCATGGGCGCGGTGGACTTCGGCGTCATCGTGGACGGCGGCGTGGTCATCATCGAGAGCATCCTCGCGCGCATGTCCGGCCACCAGTTCGAGGGGGAGACCCCGCTCGAGCGCATCCAGCGCGCGACGAAGGCGGTGGTGCGCCCCACGGTGTTCTCGCTGCTGATCATCATCGCGGCGTACCTGCCCATCTTCATGTTGCAGCGGGTGGAGGGCCGCATCTTCGCGCCCATGGCGAACACGGTGGTGGCGGCGCTCCTGGGCGCGCTCGTCTTCTCCGTCACGCTCATCCCGGTGCTGGCCTCATTCGTCTACCGCAAGCCGGTGAAGCACAAGGAATCGCCGGTGCTGCGCGCCGCGGACAAGGCCTACGGGCCCGTGTTGACCTGGAGCCTCAAGCACCCGGGCACTGTCGTCGCGCTGTGCACGGCGGGCCTGCTCTGCGCGGGAGCGCTCATCCCGCGCATGGGCAGCGAGTTCCTCCCGGCGCTCAACGAAGGCAGCCTCTACCTGACCTTCACCATGCCCTCGAACATCTCCCTGTCGGAGGGCCGCAAGCTGGTGCCGCGCATCGAAGGCCTGCTGCGACAGGCGCCGCAGGTGGACGGAGTGCTCAGCCAGCTGGGCCGCCCGGAGGACGGCACCGACGCGAAGCTCACCAACAACCTGGAGTTCTTCGTGAAGCTCAAGCCGCCCGCCGAGTGGCCCAAGAGCACCCCCAAGCTGGACGACGTGTTGGAGGTCCTCCAGCGCTCCGTATCGGAGGTCCCGGGCATGGAGGTCAGCTTCAGCCAGCCCATTGGCGACAACGTGAACGAGAGCATCAGCGGCCAGCAGGGTCAGCTCGCGGTGAAGCTCTTCGGCGACGACCTCCAGGTGCTCCAGGAGTATTCGCAGAAGGTGAAGCGCACGCTGTCGCGCGTGGACGGCGTCGCGGACCTGGGCATCGTGAAGAGCGGAGAGGTGCCCAGCATCCAGGTGACGCCGGACCGCGTGGCCCTGGCCCGTCACGGCATGTCGCTGGGAGACTTCCAGCACGTCTTCCAGACGGCGGTGGGCGGCCGGCCGCTCAGCGAGTTCTGGGAGGGTGAGCGCCGCTTCGACGTGGTGATGCGCCTGCCCATGTCCAGCCGCGACGACGTGGAGAAGATCTCCCGCCTGCGGGTGCCGGTGGAGGGAGGCGTGCTGGTGCCGCTGAGCGAGCTGGCCAAGGTGAAGACGGGCTTCGGCCGGGCCTCCATCAACCGGGAGAACGGCCGCCGCTACATCGGCGTGCGGATGAACGTGCGAGGCCGGGACCTGGGCTCCTTCGTGAAGGACGCACAGGCACTCGTGGAGAAGGAAGCCCCGCCCCCAGCGGGAACGAGCATCGAATGGGGCGGCGAATTCGAGAGCAAGGAGCGGGCGATGAGCCGCCTCCTCACGGTGCTCCCGGTGGCGCTCGTCCTCACGCTGCTGCTCCTCTTCAAGGCGTTCAACTCCTTTGGCCGGGCGGTGGTGACGCTGCTCAACGTGCCCTTCGCGCTGATGGGAGGAGTGTTCGGCCTGTACTGGGCGGGGATGCCGCTGAGCGTGGCGGCGGCGGTGGGCTTCATCGCCCTCATCGGACAGGCGGCGCTCAACGGCGTGCTGGTGATGAGCGCCATCGCGGAGCGAAGGGAGGCCGGCGAGTCACTGGACGACGCCATCCTCCACGGCAGCCGCGAACGCCTGCGCCCGGTGCTGATGACCGCCGCGCTGGCGGCGCTGGGTCTGGTGCCGGCGTGCTTGAGCAACGGCATCGGCTCGGAGATGCAGAAGCCCCTGGCCATCGTCATCGTGTCCGGAACGATTTCCGCGTGCGCGCTGACGCTGGTGCTGTTGCCGGTGCTCTTCCGCATCTTCGCCCGCTTCACGGAGCAGTTCGTGGACCGGATGCCCGCGCAGCTGTTGCGCGTGGTGCCCGGAGCGAAGAACCTCCGCAAGGCAAGCTGA
- a CDS encoding aldo/keto reductase has translation MEKRVFGNTGVAVPVIGQGTWQMEDDDAEGAIRALRAGLDLGLTHLDTAELYGHGRVEETLVAKAIAGRRDEVFLVSKVMPSNATRRGAVAACERSLKRLGTDRLDCYLLHWPGSHPLEGTVEAFEELVAAGKIRSWGVSNFGVEDLEEVLALAGKGRIACNQVLYHLEERAIEHAVVPWCEAQGVAVVAYSPFGNGRFPSPTSAGGKVLASIAKAHGVTPFQVALQFLVRRPSMFAIPKASDVAHVRDNASAASLKLTQEELQRIDAAFPKGAEPDELPVI, from the coding sequence ATGGAGAAGCGCGTCTTTGGCAACACCGGGGTGGCGGTGCCCGTCATCGGACAGGGCACCTGGCAGATGGAGGACGACGACGCGGAAGGGGCCATCCGCGCGCTGCGCGCCGGGTTGGACCTGGGGCTCACGCACCTGGACACCGCGGAGCTCTACGGGCACGGCCGCGTGGAGGAGACGCTGGTGGCGAAGGCCATCGCGGGCCGGCGCGACGAGGTGTTCCTCGTCTCCAAGGTGATGCCGTCCAACGCGACGCGCCGGGGCGCGGTGGCCGCCTGCGAGCGCAGCCTGAAGCGGCTGGGCACGGACCGGCTGGACTGCTACCTGCTGCACTGGCCCGGCTCCCACCCGCTGGAGGGCACGGTGGAGGCCTTCGAGGAGCTGGTGGCGGCCGGGAAGATCCGCTCCTGGGGCGTGAGCAACTTCGGGGTGGAGGACCTGGAGGAGGTGCTGGCGCTGGCGGGCAAGGGCCGCATCGCGTGCAACCAGGTGCTGTACCACCTGGAGGAGCGCGCCATCGAGCACGCCGTCGTCCCGTGGTGCGAGGCGCAGGGCGTGGCGGTGGTGGCCTACAGCCCGTTCGGCAACGGGCGGTTCCCGTCGCCCACCAGCGCGGGCGGCAAGGTGCTGGCGTCCATCGCGAAGGCGCACGGCGTGACGCCCTTCCAGGTGGCGCTCCAGTTCCTCGTGCGCCGGCCGTCCATGTTCGCCATCCCCAAGGCGAGCGACGTGGCGCACGTGCGCGACAACGCGAGCGCGGCCTCGCTGAAGCTCACGCAGGAGGAGCTCCAGCGCATCGACGCGGCCTTCCCGAAGGGCGCCGAGCCGGACGAATTGCCGGTCATCTGA
- a CDS encoding RluA family pseudouridine synthase, with the protein MLEDADSAPAVPDGYVDIPFVVEPNYAGWRLDRYLCEKIRRMDLERVRGIILRGVLCDEYRLKPSTPVYPGLTFRIRRPASQEPVTPTALPVVFSDDWLLVLDKPAGLPIHPTARYHKGTLVTLLRERFGERFAEPAHRLDRETSGLVVCGRTTESCRVLGGLFLSRDVHKEYLALCEGQPSADTFVVDAPIAEGTDLIRIAVRIDPVAGKPSRTRFQVLQRFTQGGAPFALLRCFPETGRQHQIRIHLREAGFPLVGDKMYGPDPGYFDRFSKHTLEPEAWERLRLPRHALHAERITFPHPGTGETVTFASPLPDDLKDFIAGKAPAS; encoded by the coding sequence ATGCTTGAAGACGCCGACAGCGCTCCGGCCGTGCCCGACGGCTACGTCGACATCCCGTTCGTCGTGGAGCCGAACTACGCCGGGTGGCGGCTGGACCGCTACCTCTGCGAGAAGATCCGCCGCATGGACCTGGAGCGCGTGCGCGGCATCATCCTGCGCGGCGTCCTGTGCGACGAGTACCGCCTCAAGCCCTCCACGCCCGTGTACCCGGGGCTCACGTTCCGCATCCGCCGTCCCGCGAGCCAGGAGCCCGTGACGCCCACGGCGCTGCCCGTCGTGTTCTCCGATGACTGGCTGCTGGTGCTCGACAAGCCGGCGGGGCTGCCCATCCACCCCACCGCGCGCTACCACAAGGGCACGCTGGTGACGCTCTTGCGCGAGCGCTTCGGTGAGCGCTTCGCGGAGCCCGCGCACCGGCTGGACCGCGAGACGAGCGGGCTGGTGGTGTGCGGCCGCACCACCGAGTCCTGCCGCGTGCTGGGCGGGCTGTTCCTGTCGCGTGACGTGCACAAGGAGTACCTGGCGCTGTGCGAGGGCCAGCCCTCCGCGGACACCTTCGTCGTGGACGCGCCCATCGCGGAGGGCACGGACCTCATCCGCATCGCCGTGCGCATCGACCCGGTGGCGGGCAAGCCCAGCCGTACTCGCTTCCAGGTGCTCCAGCGCTTCACGCAGGGCGGTGCGCCGTTCGCGCTGCTGCGCTGCTTTCCGGAGACGGGGCGGCAGCATCAGATCCGCATCCACCTGCGCGAGGCGGGCTTCCCGCTGGTGGGGGACAAGATGTACGGGCCGGACCCGGGCTACTTCGACCGCTTCAGCAAGCACACGCTGGAGCCGGAGGCGTGGGAGCGGCTGCGGCTGCCGCGGCACGCGCTCCACGCGGAGCGCATCACGTTCCCGCACCCCGGAACCGGGGAGACCGTCACCTTCGCGTCGCCGCTTCCCGATGACCTGAAGGACTTCATCGCCGGGAAGGCTCCGGCCTCCTAA
- a CDS encoding efflux RND transporter periplasmic adaptor subunit, with protein sequence MNTPDTAAAPTSSTTPSRRAPVWMAFAGAGLLGTGVLLYVLAPTDSIAESETAVSGPTVKGETVHLPDGAPQWHYVQLAVATEGSALTPLPSPARVQFDEARTASVGAPLSGRVEEVRVRPGDRVKQGDDLFSVRSGAFAELLREQRGAEAELAEKRRNAERLKELVALSAAPEKELLAAQTELRQAELSLEAAKAKQGSLRVSSRGENLFWVTAPRSGTVVDLDLVASQEVTPDRDRPLIRLSDLDQVMVVADLQEADALDMSPGQDVTVTTRDGITRAGKVDRVSEVVDPLRRTVEVRVRVPNNDRRFRPNAFVEVTPTPPEGIKRVRVPDSAVVTDGARSVVFVARDANRLERVAVTPGRRRDGEVELRGGLASGDRFVARGALLLENQIELAD encoded by the coding sequence ATGAACACCCCCGACACCGCCGCCGCCCCGACGTCCAGCACCACTCCGTCCCGCCGAGCACCGGTCTGGATGGCCTTCGCCGGAGCGGGCCTCCTGGGCACCGGCGTGCTGCTCTACGTGCTGGCCCCCACCGACTCCATCGCGGAGAGCGAGACCGCCGTCTCCGGCCCTACCGTGAAGGGCGAAACGGTGCACCTGCCGGACGGCGCGCCGCAGTGGCACTACGTGCAGCTCGCGGTGGCCACGGAGGGCAGCGCCCTCACCCCGCTCCCCTCCCCCGCGCGAGTGCAGTTCGACGAAGCGCGCACCGCGTCCGTGGGAGCCCCGCTCTCAGGCCGGGTCGAAGAGGTGCGCGTGCGCCCCGGCGACCGCGTGAAGCAGGGCGACGACCTCTTCAGCGTGCGGTCCGGAGCCTTCGCGGAGCTCCTGCGCGAACAGCGCGGCGCGGAGGCCGAGCTCGCGGAGAAGCGCCGCAACGCGGAGCGCCTCAAGGAGCTGGTGGCCCTGAGCGCCGCCCCGGAGAAGGAGCTGCTCGCCGCCCAGACGGAGCTGCGTCAGGCGGAGCTCTCGCTTGAAGCCGCGAAGGCGAAGCAGGGCAGCCTCCGGGTGTCCTCCCGAGGCGAGAACCTCTTCTGGGTGACGGCACCGCGCTCCGGCACGGTGGTGGACCTGGACCTGGTGGCCAGCCAGGAGGTGACGCCAGACCGCGACAGGCCGCTCATCCGCCTGTCGGACCTGGATCAGGTGATGGTGGTCGCGGACCTCCAGGAAGCGGACGCGCTGGACATGTCCCCCGGCCAGGACGTCACCGTCACCACGCGTGACGGCATCACCCGCGCTGGCAAGGTGGACCGCGTCTCCGAGGTCGTGGATCCGCTGCGCCGCACGGTCGAAGTGCGGGTGCGGGTCCCCAACAACGACCGCCGCTTCCGCCCCAACGCCTTCGTGGAGGTGACGCCCACGCCGCCCGAGGGCATCAAGCGCGTACGCGTGCCCGACAGCGCGGTGGTGACGGACGGAGCGCGCTCCGTGGTCTTCGTCGCCCGCGACGCGAACCGCCTGGAGCGCGTCGCCGTGACGCCGGGCCGCCGCCGCGACGGCGAGGTGGAGCTGCGCGGGGGCCTCGCCTCCGGAGACCGGTTCGTCGCCCGGGGCGCCCTGCTCCTGGAGAACCAGATCGAACTGGCGGACTGA